The Xenopus tropicalis strain Nigerian chromosome 7, UCB_Xtro_10.0, whole genome shotgun sequence genome includes a region encoding these proteins:
- the LOC100491493 gene encoding uncharacterized protein LOC100491493, with the protein MMTTMMTTMMMTTTMMMTTMMMTTMMMTRKTTMMMMMMMMTTTMMMTTTMMMMMMMMMKMKMMMKTKSTKRAPSANTAPSASTAMSVTNAPVRRRIRASTARTANTASSVMFAQLYVRQPANQGAT; encoded by the exons atgatgacgacgatgatgacgacgatgatgatgacgacgacgatgatgatgacgacgatgatgatgacgacgatgatgaTGACAAGAAAgacgacgatgatgatgatgatgatgatgatgacgacgacgatgatgatgacgacgacgatgatgatgatgatgatgatgatgatgaag atgaagatgatgatgaagacGAAGAGTACAAAGAGGGCTCCCTCTGCAAATACTGCTCCTTCTGCAAG CACTGCGATGAGTGTGACAAATGCCCCTGTGAGGAGAAGGATAAGAGCGAGCACTGCAAGAACTGCGAA TACTGCAAGTTCTGTTATGTTTGCCCAGTTATATGTGAGACAGCCTGCAAACCAG GGAGCTACGTAG